One genomic segment of Clavelina lepadiformis chromosome 3, kaClaLepa1.1, whole genome shotgun sequence includes these proteins:
- the LOC143450115 gene encoding uncharacterized protein LOC143450115 — protein sequence MSDVFDDSSANSVEIEAGTISELKSMYDCIVVKKDGATEVIVKLPQVKVKFQFISKSEPLTASVLDSALDESIFEEEIKAMNAYLLKATSECTSLLKRITAALEVFKNITPSTLKQEDYETDSMKEQEVEAVSVKMKKLSATNTSKGRNKDISIAASFSKQSAGKGSKKPPMKTASDVIKRIKWDRQLDSTQFIVGYEDRFVGIVEKDFGDFDWDSDIASVGPDILAIPQHRIQYFKYQDEIVWDKRNRHDEVFGSTGSKTTILEIILKKSASLMNHGPEESGYAGEASLSIKHDPCPVLMPSAIEKDLPEKDNRFNSQAQNVWEEENKLNDCATENKRVDAASTLDSFQSTPFSEGVVQPKLEMFSEKNSKEIQFAENAMKSSDINVTMSKESSETKDMQNPLLEGRKCKGFVRTQKPNYFICIRINSAKVKEQITRYSNKLETLYKDVEAKAEFRESLTSLSQMHITICVCHLDTDEDIEKVKQVLESTFINAPVVDIIFKGLDNFDGGRVLWVKPHCNKAVYCMRKRIVDELEKKGVILDGNFKPYRPHLTIMKLGPRRRYLYKTIAGFVKGKKSRNWEFGEQESVTTLHLCEMKLENKGDDDTFFRIAASVPIQFLPDDSVGAADDHMQMLIDEETYQTRQSMYDFHEEDFDRCPREPRGGRYKKRHHRFKNYKHSTQTFEEKTPQQKADIKISKALSAVLRHNKFGLKVDSEGYITLDTLLRHQLFHKSLSATRKAIYRVVETNDKKRFTINTGEDGVERIKANQGHSVEVENLELTEITDACDYPNVIHGTFWNAWRHIKGEGLHKRKRIHIHMTTAEPADENKVISGMKRSCTIFIYIDLEAALKDGLEFFLSTNGVVLSPGDEKGYLKPKYFKEVVGISHGNRCSLLEDISSVGNVVDEHFHIDTDVAVTSSSTQRSEISGTSLNDMSTSHSKKCQQEDLVIKEENIFQEKDVSKFSTSSEKKPRKCFRNEEGDVCSMEYVENCVKDNSRAEKVENKTHSKDEYTPDKEVEHNAEDFIQSTSSSVTQDVMLVEEHEVVAQNPPHPQGVSDEDQPRDGD from the exons ATGTCTGACGTTTTTGACGATTCCTCCGCAAATTCTGTAGAAATTGAGGCTGGAACAATTTCTGAGTTGAAATCTATGTATGATTGTATCGTTGTCAAGAAAGATGGTGCCACTGAAGTCATTGTTAAATTACCTCAAGTGAAAGTAAAGTTTCAGTTCATAT CAAAATCTGAACCTTTAACTGCATCTGTTCTGGATTCGGCTTTGGACGAGTCCATTTTTGAGGAGGAAATTAAGGCAATGAATGCTTACTTGTTGAAAGCAACTTCTGAGTGCACCTCTCTATTGAAAAGAATTACTGCCGCTCTGGAGGTGTTCAAGAATATTACACCATCTACTTTGAAACAAGAAGATTATGAAACTGATTCAATGAAAGAACAGGAAGTGGAGGCAGTGtcagtgaaaatgaaaaagttatcAGCTACGAATACATCCAAGGgcagaaataaagatattagTATTGCAGCCAGTTTTTCTAAACAATCAGCAGGAAAAGGAAGCAAAAAACCACCAATGAAAACTgctagtgatgtcataaaaag aataAAATGGGATAGACAGTTGGACAGTACCCAGTTCATAGTTGGCTATGAAGATAGATTTGTGGGAATTGTTGAAAAAGATTTTGGCGACTTTGATTGGGATTCTGACATTGCATCAGTAGGTCCAGATATACTTGCAATACCACAACACCGGAtccaatattttaaatatcaaGATGAGATCGTTTGGGATAAACGAAATCGCCATGATGAAGTGTTTGGGTCAACTGGGAGTAAGACAACCATTCTGGAGATTATCTTGAAAAAATCTGCATCATTGATGAACCATGGTCCCGAAGAATCTGGTTATGCAGGCGAGGCATCATTATCCATCAAACATGACCCTTGTCCTGTGTTGATGCCAAGCGCAATTGAAAAAGATCTTCCAGAAAAGGATAATAGATTTAACTCTCAAGCGCAGAATGTATGGGAAGAGGAAAATAAGTTGAACGATTGTGCTACAGAAAACAA aAGAGTGGATGCTGCCTCTACTCTAGACAGCTTTCAATCCACACCATTCAGTGAAGGCGTTGTTCAACCAAAGTTGGAAATGTTTAGTGAAAAAAACTCCAAAGAGATACAGTTTGCAGAGAATGCAATGAAATCATCCGATATTAATGTCACCATGAGCAAAGAATCGTCTGAGACAAAAGATATGCAAAATCCATTGTTGGAAGGAAGAAAGTGCAAAGGATTTGTCAGAACACAAAAACCCaactattttatttgcattagGATTAATAGTGCAAAAGTCAAAGAGCAAATAACCCGGTACAGTAATAAGCTTGAAACTTTATATAAGGATGTTGAAGCCAAGGCAGAGTTTCGAGAATCCCTGACATCTCTTTCACAGATGCATATAACCATATGTGTTTGCCACCTTGACACAGATGAAGATATAGAAAAAGTAAAGCAG gtGCTGGAATCTACTTTTATAAATGCTCCAGTGGTAGACATAATATTCAAAGGCCTTGACAATTTTGATGGTGGTAGGGTGCTGTGGGTGAAGCCTCATTGTAACAAAGCTGTTTATTGTATGCGAAAAAGAATCGTGGATGAATTGGAAAAGAAAGGAGTGATTTTAGATG GAAACTTCAAGCCATACCGACCTCATCTCACCATTATGAAGCTCGGGCCAAGAAGGAGATacctttataaaacaattgcTGGATTTGTGAAGGGAAAAAAGAGCAGAAACTGGGAGTTTGGTGAACAGGAGTCTGTGACTACTTTGCATCTGTGTGAAATGAAATTGGAAAACAAAGGAGATGATGATACTTTCTTTCGCATTGCTGCTTCTGTACCTATT cAATTCCTTCCCGATGACAGCGTTGGTGCTGCAGATGACCACATGCAAATGCTCATTGATGAGGAAACTTATCAGACACGACAAAGTATGTATGATTTTCACGAGGAAGACTTTGACAGGTGTCCTCGAGAACCCCGTGGAGGAAGATATAAGAAAAGACATCATAGgtttaaaaactataaacacTCGACACA GACATTTGAAGAAAAGACACCACAACAAAAAGCAGATATCAAAATAAGCAAGGCCCTATCCGctgtattacgtcacaacaaaTTTGGTTTGAAAGTAGATTCAG aaGGATATATCACTCTTGATACTCTTCTACGCCATCAGCTTTTTCACAAATCTCTTTCAGCTACTAGAAAAGCAATTTATAGAGTCGTGGAGACTAATGATAAAAAGAGATTTACGATCAATACAGGTGAAGATGGAGTGGAAAGGATTAAAGCAAATCAGGGTCACTCAGTTGAG GTTGAAAATCTTGAGCTCACTGAAATCACAGACGCTTGTGATTACCCTAATGTTATCCATGGTACGTTTTGGAATGCTTGGAGACACATCAAGGGGGAAGGTCTTCACAAAAGAAAG CGTATTCATATACACATGACGACAGCAGAGCCAGCTGAtgaaaataaagttatcaGTGGAATGAAGAGATCTTGCACAATTTTCATTTACATTGACTTAGAAGCTGCCCTTAAAG ATGGCTTGGAGTTCTTTCTCTCAACTAATGGTGTTGTTTTATCACCTGGTGATGAAAAAGGATACTTAAAACccaaatatttcaaagaagTTGTTGGTATCAGCCATGGGAACC GTTGTAGTCTGCTCGAAGATATTTCATCTGTAGGCAATGTGGTAGATGAGCACTTTCATATTGATACTGATGTTGCTGTAACCTCCTCCTCCACTCAACGTAGCGAAATTTCCGGCACATCACTGAATGACATGAGCACTTCACACAGTAAAAAGTGCCAACAAGAAGATTTAGTtataaaagaagaaaatattttccaagaAAAAGATGTATCTAAATTTTCTACATCTTCTGAAAAGAAACCGCGAAAGTGCTTTCGTAATGAAGAAGGAGACGTATGCAGCATGGAGTATGTTGAAAATTGCGTGAAAGACAATAGCAGAGCAGAGAAAGTTGAGAACAAAACTCATTCAAAAGATGAATACACGCCTGATAAAGAGGTTGAGCACAACGCAGAGGATTTCATCCAAAGTACCTCTAGCAGTGTTACTCAAGACGTGATGTTGGTTGAAGAACATGAAGTTGTAGCTCAAAATCCTCCGCATCCACAAGGTGTAAGTGATGAGGATCAGCCTCGTGATGGTGATTGA